From the genome of Bifidobacterium asteroides, one region includes:
- a CDS encoding SDR family oxidoreductase, which translates to MTDRLRGKVAIITGGTGGIGMGIAECYVREGAKVALTDIKESDASRSFMQKHPEQVVFHTLDVTDEDQWVSAIDTVEKELGQLTTVVNNAGIGGSGATMDEETYEDWKKVIAINLNGTFLGTKHGMRVMKGRGGSIINISSIEGFVGLSRAGAYNASKGGTRLLTKSAALDSANNGYGVRINSVHPGFIKTPLISQSLEDRMSKLTPLGHIGEPQDIGEICVYLASDESKFALGAEFVVDGGFIAQ; encoded by the coding sequence ATGACTGATCGTCTACGAGGCAAGGTAGCCATCATCACTGGAGGAACGGGCGGCATAGGCATGGGCATCGCCGAATGCTACGTCCGCGAAGGAGCCAAAGTGGCCCTTACAGACATCAAGGAGAGCGATGCCTCCCGCAGCTTCATGCAGAAGCATCCCGAACAGGTCGTCTTCCACACCTTGGACGTAACGGACGAGGACCAGTGGGTTTCCGCCATCGACACCGTCGAAAAGGAGCTGGGCCAGCTTACCACTGTGGTCAACAATGCCGGCATAGGCGGCAGCGGCGCCACCATGGACGAGGAGACTTACGAGGATTGGAAGAAAGTCATTGCCATCAACCTGAACGGGACCTTCCTGGGCACCAAACATGGCATGCGGGTCATGAAGGGCCGAGGCGGATCCATCATCAATATCTCCTCCATCGAAGGATTCGTAGGTCTGAGCCGAGCCGGCGCATACAACGCCAGCAAGGGCGGCACCAGGCTGCTGACCAAGTCTGCCGCGCTGGATTCCGCCAACAACGGCTACGGGGTCCGCATCAACTCGGTCCATCCCGGATTCATCAAGACCCCGCTGATCAGCCAGAGCCTTGAGGACAGAATGAGCAAGCTGACGCCTCTGGGCCATATCGGCGAGCCGCAGGACATCGGCGAGATCTGCGTCTACCTGGCCAGTGACGAATCCAAGTTCGCCCTAGGTGCCGAATTCGTTGTGGACGGTGGATTCATCGCCCAGTAA
- a CDS encoding galactose-1-phosphate uridylyltransferase, with amino-acid sequence MSPRTDPREPEKQPALDADLDAFLDFARRHLELDERDTDWTRNRLLALLNLDSYTPSGRAAAQGSTSQGSTAEGIADLLAAFCRDAHTAGVFTADQDAAVTDRLMGQITRSPSQVADRFAAVEAEQGSMAAMHWLYDYGIASTYIKKADLDRDPRFESQGLIITINQAKPEFRTMAKAAAGNQVGNGYPACTICRTNEGFAGRGRSTLRTLGITLGGHLWFWQFSPYGYFDQHGICVNAEHRPMRVDRETFGNLLDFVDRFPGYFLGCNAALPGIGGSVLAHDHYQGGGEILPLHRAPAKMTMSLPGTSGILIEIPDWPGTAIRLAGHDREAIIEVSDKIRRGWIDYSDEALSIRPRGPRGRQSALSPSVLITDRGYEMNLILRNNGVSEQYPDGIFHVHPEFYAIKQEPIGLIEAQGLFVLPGRLVPQLTRLARALEDGEDLPESLKAFRHQWDELTAVLKGSRDPDLIRSAIRRELGNVCKRILGNTAVFKDPMQTRAFLLELGFIDR; translated from the coding sequence ATGAGCCCACGGACGGATCCACGGGAACCTGAAAAACAACCTGCTCTGGATGCAGACCTGGATGCCTTTCTAGACTTTGCGCGCCGACATTTGGAATTGGACGAACGCGACACGGATTGGACGCGCAATCGTCTGCTGGCACTGCTGAATTTGGACTCCTATACTCCTAGCGGCCGGGCTGCAGCGCAAGGATCGACGAGCCAAGGCTCCACAGCCGAAGGGATCGCCGACTTGCTGGCGGCTTTTTGCCGGGATGCCCACACCGCAGGCGTATTCACAGCTGATCAGGACGCGGCAGTCACTGATCGCCTCATGGGCCAGATCACACGTTCACCATCTCAGGTGGCCGACAGGTTCGCCGCTGTCGAAGCAGAACAGGGATCCATGGCCGCCATGCACTGGCTCTATGACTACGGGATCGCATCGACCTACATCAAAAAAGCCGACCTGGATCGCGACCCCAGGTTCGAATCCCAAGGCCTGATCATCACCATCAATCAAGCCAAACCCGAGTTCCGCACCATGGCCAAAGCCGCAGCCGGCAATCAGGTGGGCAATGGTTACCCGGCATGCACCATATGCAGAACCAACGAAGGCTTCGCCGGACGAGGCAGAAGCACCCTGCGCACCCTAGGCATCACCCTTGGCGGTCATCTCTGGTTCTGGCAGTTCTCCCCCTACGGCTATTTCGACCAGCACGGCATCTGCGTCAATGCCGAACACAGACCCATGCGTGTGGACCGAGAGACTTTTGGCAATCTTCTGGACTTCGTGGATCGTTTCCCAGGCTACTTTTTGGGGTGCAACGCCGCCCTGCCGGGAATCGGCGGGTCGGTGCTGGCCCACGACCACTACCAGGGCGGAGGAGAGATTCTGCCCCTGCATAGGGCTCCAGCCAAAATGACCATGTCCCTGCCTGGCACGTCTGGCATTCTGATCGAGATTCCGGACTGGCCAGGCACAGCCATCCGCCTGGCAGGTCACGATCGGGAGGCCATCATCGAGGTAAGCGACAAGATCCGACGCGGCTGGATCGATTACTCCGACGAAGCCCTGAGCATCCGCCCACGGGGACCCCGGGGCCGTCAATCCGCGCTCTCGCCCAGTGTGCTCATCACTGACCGGGGATACGAGATGAACCTGATTCTGCGCAACAACGGGGTCAGCGAGCAGTATCCGGACGGCATCTTCCACGTCCATCCTGAGTTCTACGCCATCAAGCAGGAGCCCATTGGATTGATCGAAGCCCAGGGTCTCTTCGTTCTGCCCGGTCGCTTGGTGCCCCAACTGACAAGACTCGCCCGGGCCTTGGAGGATGGCGAGGATCTTCCTGAGTCCTTGAAAGCATTCCGTCACCAGTGGGATGAACTGACGGCCGTGCTGAAGGGATCGCGCGATCCTGACCTGATACGTTCGGCCATACGCCGGGAATTGGGCAATGTCTGCAAACGGATCCTAGGCAACACCGCAGTGTTCAAGGATCCCATGCAGACTCGGGCCTTCCTGCTCGAGCTAGGGTTCATCGATCGTTAG